One part of the Balneolaceae bacterium genome encodes these proteins:
- a CDS encoding cytochrome ubiquinol oxidase subunit I: protein MEDLLAARLQMALSLGFHIIFACIGMAMPFLMAIAEYKWIKTGEQVYLDLAKAWSKGVAIFFATGAVSGTALSFELGLLWPTFMEHAGPIFGMPFSWEGTAFFVEAIALGLFLYGWDKLKPWTHWTTGIIVGISGVASGIFVVAANAWMNSPAGFDWVNGQAINIDPVAAMFNDAWLSQALHMTIAAFVATGFAVAGLHALLLLKDGKNKFHQKALKIALAIGAVAAILQPISGDFSAKDVADRQPAKLAAMEGQFETMKPAPLSIGGIPNEKTREMEYAIEIPGLLSFLAHGDFNAEVIGLDQFPENEWPPVLITHIAFQVMVASGIVMMFVGLIYLYIYWRRKDLLRSRWFLWLVGICTPLGFIAVEAGWTVTEVGRQPWIIYGIMKTEEAVSSMPGLQYPFFIFTGVYLLLTFIVTWLMYRQIITLADRYETAK, encoded by the coding sequence ATGGAAGATCTGCTTGCAGCCCGATTACAGATGGCTTTATCGCTTGGCTTCCACATAATTTTTGCCTGCATTGGGATGGCAATGCCGTTTTTAATGGCTATAGCAGAATACAAGTGGATTAAAACTGGAGAACAGGTGTACCTGGACCTGGCAAAAGCATGGTCGAAAGGAGTTGCTATATTCTTTGCTACCGGAGCTGTATCAGGTACGGCTCTTTCGTTTGAATTGGGACTTCTCTGGCCAACTTTTATGGAACACGCAGGCCCGATTTTTGGAATGCCATTCTCTTGGGAGGGAACTGCCTTTTTTGTTGAAGCTATTGCCCTGGGATTGTTTCTTTACGGATGGGATAAACTGAAGCCGTGGACACATTGGACAACAGGAATCATTGTGGGCATCTCTGGAGTGGCTTCAGGCATTTTTGTAGTGGCTGCCAATGCATGGATGAATAGTCCCGCCGGATTTGACTGGGTGAACGGACAGGCGATTAATATTGATCCCGTTGCCGCCATGTTTAACGATGCCTGGCTCTCGCAGGCTCTCCATATGACTATAGCTGCTTTTGTAGCCACTGGTTTTGCCGTTGCGGGTTTGCATGCACTTCTTCTGTTGAAAGACGGAAAAAATAAATTTCATCAAAAAGCACTTAAAATTGCTCTTGCAATCGGTGCCGTAGCGGCCATACTTCAGCCAATTAGTGGTGATTTTTCTGCCAAGGATGTAGCTGATCGTCAACCGGCAAAACTTGCTGCTATGGAGGGGCAGTTTGAAACAATGAAACCGGCTCCTCTCAGTATTGGTGGAATACCGAATGAAAAAACGCGGGAGATGGAGTATGCTATTGAAATCCCGGGATTACTCAGTTTTCTGGCTCACGGAGATTTTAATGCAGAAGTGATTGGCCTCGATCAATTTCCTGAGAATGAGTGGCCTCCGGTTTTGATTACACATATTGCATTTCAGGTCATGGTGGCATCTGGTATTGTAATGATGTTCGTAGGGCTGATCTACTTGTACATTTACTGGCGGAGAAAAGATTTATTGCGTTCCAGGTGGTTCTTATGGTTGGTTGGAATCTGTACTCCGCTCGGATTTATAGCGGTTGAAGCCGGATGGACTGTAACGGAAGTGGGCCGTCAGCCCTGGATTATTTACGGAATTATGAAAACAGAGGAGGCTGTCTCGTCAATGCCGGGGCTCCAGTATCCGTTCTTTATATTTACGGGAGTTTATCTGTTGCTTACGTTTATTGTAACTTGGCTGATGTACAGGCAAATCATAACCCTGGCCGATCGCTATGAAACTGCAAAATGA
- a CDS encoding cytochrome d ubiquinol oxidase subunit II, with protein sequence MEVIIFFLGLSMVFYVLFGGADFGAGVLELISGNMNRKSIAHAIGPVWEANHVWLILVVVILFMGFPRIYSTLTLYLHIPLLIMLIGIIFRGTAFAYMHYDAIQGRSNEVYNWAFKISSIVTPLFLGIVVGAAILGQMNPDAPTFYEGFIAPWLNLFSFSVGIFTVILFTFLADIYMIGETNDDSEFRAFTSSARNLNVISVASGIFVFTSAEFNGLPLFSMYLNSWFALSMVMFATLLIPILWWSLQKEKVLISRTLAAGQVIAVMLAWFWVQMPVVIRQSGAEDLTFYNSVAPDATLWQLFWALAVGSCIILPFLYYLMKVFKGSQFTKEN encoded by the coding sequence ATGGAAGTCATCATATTTTTCCTTGGGTTGTCGATGGTGTTCTATGTTCTGTTTGGCGGGGCAGACTTTGGTGCCGGTGTGCTTGAATTGATCTCCGGAAATATGAATCGAAAGTCAATAGCACACGCTATCGGTCCGGTTTGGGAGGCAAACCACGTATGGCTTATACTTGTGGTGGTAATTTTGTTTATGGGATTTCCAAGAATCTATTCAACACTGACATTGTACTTGCACATACCACTACTCATTATGCTGATCGGGATTATATTCAGGGGTACTGCATTTGCATATATGCACTATGATGCTATTCAGGGGCGAAGTAACGAAGTCTATAATTGGGCGTTCAAAATTTCCAGCATTGTTACACCACTTTTTTTAGGGATTGTAGTTGGAGCTGCCATACTTGGACAGATGAATCCGGATGCTCCAACTTTTTATGAGGGATTTATCGCTCCGTGGTTGAACCTGTTTTCGTTTTCAGTCGGTATTTTTACAGTAATCCTTTTTACATTTTTGGCTGATATATATATGATAGGGGAGACGAATGATGATTCTGAATTCAGGGCTTTTACCTCTTCAGCCAGGAATTTGAATGTAATATCAGTTGCTTCAGGAATTTTTGTTTTTACCTCTGCAGAGTTTAACGGCCTGCCGCTCTTTTCTATGTATTTAAATTCCTGGTTTGCTCTTTCAATGGTAATGTTTGCCACGCTCTTGATTCCAATTTTATGGTGGAGCCTGCAAAAAGAGAAAGTTCTAATATCAAGGACATTGGCGGCGGGACAAGTAATTGCTGTAATGTTAGCCTGGTTCTGGGTACAGATGCCTGTTGTAATTCGGCAATCAGGAGCTGAAGATCTCACCTTTTATAACTCCGTAGCCCCCGATGCTACATTATGGCAACTATTTTGGGCATTGGCAGTAGGTTCATGCATTATTCTGCCTTTTCTTTATTATTTGATGAAGGTGTTCAAAGGGAGCCAGTTTACCAAAGAGAATTAA
- a CDS encoding glycosyltransferase family 1 protein yields the protein MRVAIFTGNYNHIRDGVSLTLNRLVDFLQKKGVEVLVFGPTIPEPEINHVGTLVPVPSIKMPGRPEYRITSGFPKDARERLEAFKPDLIHLATPDILGIKALRWAEKNNVPIVSSYHTHFSSYLKYYKLSVFVPLLWKFLSWFYGKCRQVYVPSESMAEILVEKNIKANLKIWERGINSELFNPEKRSMAWRRKQGIQDDEIVVTFVSRLVWEKNLRIFADILNSLKDKYSKVKAMVVGDGPAKEELMDLLPGAIFTGFLKGDELATAYASSDIFFFPSDTETFGNVTLEAMASGLPSVVANATGSKSLVDHGENGFRAPVDKSDKFFTLIEKLIVDANLREEMSKASLEKSKKYSWDLINGKLLGYYKEVLEAES from the coding sequence ATGAGAGTAGCAATTTTTACAGGTAACTATAACCATATTCGTGACGGTGTTTCACTTACACTGAATCGGTTGGTTGATTTTTTACAGAAGAAAGGGGTAGAGGTACTTGTTTTTGGGCCTACTATTCCGGAACCAGAGATTAATCATGTTGGAACACTTGTCCCCGTTCCATCCATAAAAATGCCAGGACGGCCAGAATACAGAATTACATCAGGATTCCCCAAAGATGCCAGGGAGCGTCTTGAAGCATTTAAGCCGGATCTTATTCATCTTGCCACACCAGATATTTTGGGAATTAAAGCATTGAGATGGGCAGAAAAAAATAATGTACCAATTGTGTCATCCTATCACACGCATTTTTCAAGTTATTTGAAATACTATAAGCTCTCTGTTTTTGTGCCTTTATTGTGGAAGTTTCTTTCCTGGTTTTATGGAAAATGCAGGCAGGTTTATGTTCCATCTGAATCGATGGCGGAAATATTGGTCGAGAAAAATATCAAGGCGAACTTGAAAATCTGGGAACGTGGGATTAACAGCGAACTTTTTAATCCTGAAAAAAGAAGCATGGCATGGCGGCGAAAACAGGGAATACAAGATGATGAAATTGTAGTGACGTTTGTATCACGGTTGGTTTGGGAAAAGAATTTGAGAATTTTTGCAGATATTTTGAACAGTCTCAAGGATAAATATTCAAAAGTAAAAGCCATGGTAGTGGGTGATGGACCTGCCAAAGAAGAGTTGATGGATCTGCTTCCGGGCGCTATTTTTACCGGATTTTTAAAAGGAGATGAATTAGCAACGGCCTATGCATCGAGTGATATATTCTTTTTTCCCTCCGATACTGAAACGTTTGGTAATGTAACTCTTGAAGCGATGGCAAGTGGTTTGCCGTCAGTTGTGGCAAATGCTACGGGAAGTAAATCGCTTGTGGATCATGGCGAAAACGGGTTTCGCGCACCGGTTGATAAATCTGATAAATTCTTTACTTTGATCGAGAAGCTAATTGTTGATGCGAATTTACGCGAAGAAATGTCAAAGGCTTCTCTTGAAAAGTCAAAAAAATACAGCTGGGATTTGATAAACGGAAAGCTCTTGGGTTACTATAAAGAGGTTTTGGAGGCTGAAAGCTAA
- a CDS encoding aminotransferase class I/II-fold pyridoxal phosphate-dependent enzyme, whose protein sequence is MGDIKAGTSYKSVFKKAYDFTMAEEIKESGLYPYFKPLQATDGTTVNIEGRDVIMAGSNNYLGLTNDPRTIKAAQDVIEVYGTGCTGSRYLNGTLDLHLELEEKLAKFMRKDSCVLFSTGYQTNEGSIQTIADRNDVIFSDKDNHACIVVGTQVSNAKTVRYRHNDMDHLRTLMERENDAAGKIIVTDGVFSMSGTLAKIPELVELADEFDAGLYIDDAHAIGVVGEGGRGSASVFDLMDKVELISGTFSKSFASLGGFLVGDREVIEYIRHKSPAHIFSASMPPANVATVLKSLEILQEEHWRLERLEEISNYMRKELKALGFNVWTSQTPIIPVVIGDMISCFEFWKDLFEAGVYVNAVVPPAVPRGQALVRTSYMATHTDEHLDRILEAFRKVGLKHGIIDENGQSLIDINS, encoded by the coding sequence ATGGGCGATATCAAAGCCGGAACCTCCTATAAAAGTGTTTTTAAGAAGGCCTATGATTTTACAATGGCTGAGGAGATTAAAGAAAGTGGTCTGTACCCATACTTTAAGCCGTTACAAGCTACAGATGGTACAACAGTTAATATCGAAGGTAGAGATGTTATCATGGCCGGATCAAATAATTATCTCGGCCTGACTAACGACCCCCGAACCATTAAAGCTGCACAGGATGTTATTGAAGTTTATGGAACAGGCTGTACAGGATCCCGCTACCTGAACGGTACGTTAGATTTGCATCTTGAGCTTGAAGAAAAGCTCGCCAAGTTTATGCGTAAAGATTCCTGCGTTCTTTTTAGTACCGGGTATCAAACAAATGAAGGCTCCATTCAAACCATTGCCGATCGAAATGATGTTATCTTCTCCGACAAAGATAATCACGCATGTATTGTAGTGGGTACCCAGGTTTCCAACGCTAAAACTGTTCGATATCGCCATAATGATATGGATCATCTCCGAACCCTTATGGAGAGAGAAAATGACGCTGCCGGAAAAATAATTGTAACGGATGGCGTATTCTCCATGTCAGGTACGCTTGCCAAAATTCCTGAATTGGTTGAACTTGCAGACGAATTTGATGCCGGTCTGTATATAGATGATGCACATGCTATTGGTGTTGTAGGTGAAGGCGGCCGGGGATCAGCATCTGTTTTTGATTTGATGGATAAAGTGGAACTAATCAGTGGTACATTTTCAAAATCATTTGCATCTCTTGGCGGTTTTTTAGTTGGGGACAGGGAAGTGATTGAATATATTCGTCACAAATCACCTGCACATATTTTCAGTGCAAGTATGCCGCCGGCAAACGTAGCTACCGTTTTAAAATCACTCGAAATACTCCAGGAAGAACATTGGAGACTTGAGAGGCTGGAAGAGATATCCAACTACATGAGAAAGGAGCTTAAAGCGCTCGGGTTTAACGTTTGGACCAGCCAAACTCCAATCATACCGGTTGTTATTGGTGATATGATTAGTTGTTTTGAATTTTGGAAAGATCTTTTCGAAGCTGGTGTTTATGTAAATGCTGTAGTTCCCCCCGCGGTACCCCGTGGCCAGGCTCTCGTCCGCACAAGTTATATGGCAACACATACGGACGAACACCTTGACAGAATTCTTGAAGCATTTAGAAAAGTGGGTCTTAAGCATGGAATTATAGACGAAAACGGGCAATCACTGATTGATATCAATTCTTAA
- a CDS encoding thiamine pyrophosphate-dependent enzyme: protein MANKEATEIKYSAQQVQEILKDYKLVRTSREMSLLGRKEVLTGKAKFGIFGDGKELPQIVMAKFFKNGDFRSGYYRDQTFMMAIGQLTIREFFSQLYAHPDPEADPNSAGRQMNSHFATRLINEDGTWRSQTDMKNSSADLSPTAAQMARTLGLAQASKVYRHSEELLDWNQFSVNGNEIAWGTIGDASTSEGLFWETMNAAGVLQVPMVMSVWDDGYGISVSKKYQTIKESISKALRGFKRTQKEPGIEIFTVNAWDYEELLTVYNEAAEVAREEHVPVLIHVEEVTQPQGHSTSGSHERYKSSERLEWEEEYCCINKFKEWIIKEDIATEEELEELDKEARDEVQREHKKAWNAFQDPILEEKNEALKLLDQAIQEYPDRNKLKSYRSLLNRKKKPYRRDVLSVVRRILLELREEDSEIKNKLANWLDEQQQLNADRYHSHLYSETKYSPLHVEEVKPIYSSNSRKVDGRIVLRDNFDKIFEKYPNSMIFGEDVGKLGDVNLGLEGMQEKYGKIRVSDTGIREATILGQGIGLSLRGLRPIAEIQYLDYILYCLQGLVDDVSSLRYRTKGGQAYPLIVRTRGHRLEGIWHSGSPMGMIINAIRGMHVCVPRNLTDAAGFYNTLMQGDDPALVIEPLNGYRLKEKIPSNLGEFTVPLGIPEMIQEGTDITLVSYGSTCNIVESILPNLQELNISAELIDARTLLPFDRNQIILDSLKKTNRILFIDEDVPGGATAFMMQKVIEEHGGYYYLDSPAKCLTATSHRAAFASDGDYFSKPNEEDIIEKIYGMMHEANPTKYPAIL, encoded by the coding sequence ATGGCGAATAAGGAAGCGACTGAAATAAAATATTCTGCTCAGCAGGTTCAGGAAATACTTAAAGACTATAAGTTAGTCCGAACCAGTCGTGAGATGTCGTTATTGGGCCGTAAAGAGGTACTTACGGGTAAAGCTAAATTTGGTATTTTTGGGGACGGAAAAGAACTTCCGCAAATTGTAATGGCAAAGTTTTTCAAGAACGGAGATTTTCGTTCTGGCTATTACCGCGATCAAACGTTTATGATGGCTATTGGCCAGCTAACCATACGCGAATTTTTTTCTCAACTCTATGCACATCCCGATCCTGAAGCTGATCCGAATTCGGCCGGCCGGCAGATGAATTCTCATTTTGCAACACGACTTATCAATGAGGATGGAACCTGGAGATCTCAGACTGATATGAAAAACTCATCAGCTGATCTGTCTCCCACAGCTGCTCAAATGGCACGAACATTAGGGCTGGCCCAGGCCTCTAAAGTGTATCGGCATAGTGAGGAACTACTCGATTGGAACCAATTTTCAGTAAACGGAAATGAGATAGCATGGGGCACAATTGGAGACGCGAGCACCTCCGAAGGACTTTTTTGGGAAACCATGAATGCCGCCGGTGTTTTGCAAGTGCCCATGGTTATGTCCGTTTGGGATGATGGTTATGGTATCTCGGTTTCCAAGAAATATCAAACCATAAAAGAAAGTATTTCAAAAGCGTTGCGCGGGTTCAAACGAACTCAAAAAGAGCCGGGTATTGAAATTTTTACCGTTAATGCGTGGGACTATGAAGAGTTACTTACGGTCTATAATGAGGCGGCGGAAGTAGCCAGAGAAGAACACGTGCCTGTGTTGATTCATGTTGAAGAGGTTACCCAGCCCCAGGGTCATTCCACATCAGGTTCGCATGAGCGATATAAAAGCAGTGAACGTCTTGAGTGGGAAGAGGAATACTGCTGCATTAACAAGTTTAAAGAGTGGATTATAAAAGAAGATATTGCCACCGAGGAGGAACTTGAAGAGCTGGATAAAGAGGCCAGGGATGAAGTTCAAAGAGAGCATAAGAAGGCTTGGAATGCTTTCCAGGATCCCATTCTTGAGGAAAAAAATGAAGCTTTAAAACTACTCGACCAGGCAATTCAAGAGTATCCCGATCGGAATAAATTAAAATCATATCGATCACTTCTGAACCGCAAAAAGAAACCTTACCGGCGGGATGTACTGTCTGTGGTCCGTCGAATTTTACTCGAACTGAGAGAAGAAGATTCTGAGATAAAAAACAAGTTAGCAAACTGGCTTGACGAGCAGCAGCAACTCAACGCCGATCGTTATCACTCCCACCTTTATAGTGAAACAAAATACTCTCCGCTGCATGTTGAAGAAGTTAAACCGATATACAGTTCCAACTCAAGGAAAGTAGATGGACGAATTGTGCTTCGGGATAATTTTGATAAGATCTTTGAGAAGTACCCGAATTCGATGATTTTTGGCGAAGATGTGGGAAAACTCGGAGATGTTAATCTCGGCCTTGAAGGGATGCAGGAGAAATATGGTAAAATTAGAGTGAGCGATACCGGAATTCGTGAAGCTACAATTTTAGGACAAGGAATCGGGTTGTCGCTAAGGGGGTTACGCCCCATTGCTGAAATTCAATATCTGGATTATATATTGTACTGCTTACAAGGATTGGTAGATGATGTTTCATCCCTTCGATACCGCACAAAAGGAGGTCAGGCGTATCCGCTGATTGTGAGAACTCGGGGCCATCGCCTCGAAGGGATTTGGCATTCAGGTTCTCCTATGGGAATGATTATTAATGCCATTCGGGGTATGCATGTTTGTGTACCGAGAAATCTGACCGATGCAGCGGGTTTTTATAATACGCTTATGCAGGGAGACGATCCGGCGCTTGTCATTGAACCATTGAATGGATACAGGCTGAAAGAGAAAATTCCATCAAACCTCGGAGAGTTTACAGTGCCACTTGGCATTCCTGAAATGATTCAGGAGGGGACAGATATCACACTCGTTTCCTATGGATCTACTTGCAACATTGTTGAGAGCATATTACCGAATCTGCAAGAGCTGAATATTTCTGCTGAGTTGATTGATGCCCGAACACTATTACCATTTGACCGAAATCAAATCATCCTTGATTCCCTCAAAAAAACAAATCGGATACTGTTTATTGATGAGGATGTACCCGGCGGTGCTACAGCATTTATGATGCAAAAAGTAATTGAAGAACACGGGGGTTACTATTATCTGGATAGTCCTGCAAAATGTCTCACTGCAACATCGCACAGAGCGGCTTTTGCATCCGATGGAGATTATTTTTCCAAACCCAATGAAGAGGATATTATTGAGAAAATATACGGGATGATGCATGAAGCTAACCCAACAAAATATCCGGCGATTCTATAA
- a CDS encoding GNAT family N-acetyltransferase, translating to MKENPNTHEISYITSEKERKEFIKFPYQHYSHNKYWVAPLLMEQKKLIDEKKNPFYNNAEIALFLAKLNGTISGRIAAIIDHRYNKFHQVKTGFFGFFESIDNQNTTNLLFKVAEDWLRDKGMKDVLGPSNPGMMDEIGILVDGFEKYPSILMPYHKPYYDKLVKTAGYEKEMDLLTYHVTQDNVDRDRAERAVQIVKKRIPDLEIRKINMRNIKEEIKIIREIFNETWKNNWGFIPLSQEEFDSLASDLKTIVDDDFAHIAEIGGKPIGFSIALPDYNQIFRNMNGRLFPFGIFKILWNRRKIDKVRTALMGVLPEYQGKGIDVLMHREAIQNGLKKGVDSSEVGWILENNIQMIRVAERLGGKLDKRYRMYGKKL from the coding sequence GTGAAAGAGAATCCTAATACTCACGAAATTTCCTACATAACCTCCGAAAAGGAGCGTAAAGAGTTCATCAAGTTTCCTTACCAACACTATTCTCACAATAAATATTGGGTTGCTCCACTTTTAATGGAGCAGAAAAAACTCATCGACGAAAAGAAAAACCCATTTTATAATAATGCAGAGATTGCGCTTTTCCTGGCAAAATTGAACGGAACTATTTCGGGCCGAATAGCTGCAATTATCGATCACCGTTACAATAAATTTCATCAGGTGAAAACCGGGTTTTTTGGTTTTTTTGAATCGATTGACAATCAAAATACGACAAATCTTCTTTTTAAAGTTGCAGAAGACTGGCTAAGAGACAAGGGCATGAAAGATGTTTTAGGCCCTTCAAATCCCGGTATGATGGACGAGATCGGGATTTTAGTAGATGGATTTGAGAAATACCCCTCTATTCTGATGCCTTATCACAAGCCATATTACGACAAGCTGGTCAAAACTGCCGGGTATGAAAAAGAGATGGATCTGCTTACTTACCACGTTACACAAGATAATGTTGATCGGGACAGGGCTGAACGCGCAGTACAGATTGTAAAAAAACGGATTCCGGATCTTGAGATTCGAAAGATAAACATGCGAAATATCAAGGAAGAGATAAAAATTATCCGTGAAATATTTAACGAGACCTGGAAAAATAATTGGGGTTTTATACCACTCTCGCAGGAGGAATTTGATTCACTGGCCTCGGATCTCAAAACAATTGTGGATGATGATTTTGCTCATATTGCAGAGATAGGTGGAAAACCGATTGGCTTCTCAATTGCTTTACCGGATTACAATCAGATTTTTCGAAATATGAACGGGCGACTTTTCCCCTTTGGTATTTTTAAAATTCTTTGGAATAGGCGAAAGATTGATAAAGTCCGAACTGCATTGATGGGGGTACTTCCTGAATATCAGGGTAAAGGAATTGATGTATTGATGCACCGGGAAGCCATACAAAACGGCCTGAAAAAAGGTGTTGATTCGTCTGAAGTTGGCTGGATTCTGGAAAATAATATCCAGATGATACGAGTTGCCGAACGTCTTGGTGGCAAGCTGGACAAACGTTACCGTATGTACGGTAAGAAGCTATAG
- a CDS encoding class II fumarate hydratase: MADYRIEKDSMGEVKVPKDAYYGAQTQRAFENFPISNIRFSSDFISALGRVKKAAALVNSDLELLDENISEAIQKAAQEVVDNKFDSDFVVEIFQTGSGTSTNMNANEIIAKRANELKSGTDVTIHPNDHVNFGQSSNDVIPTTIRVSATFSIRRNLIPALENLHKSLLEKGEELKDVVKTGRTHLMDAMPVTIQQEFGGYARQVELGIERLESTLERVQELPQGGTAVGTGINTDPEFGKRFAAAMSEDTGLDFVEAKNHFEAQATVDAPVELSGQLKTIAVGLMKIGNDFRWMNSGPNSGIGELQLKALQPGSSIMPGKVNPVIEESLTMVCAQVIGNDAAITVGGQAGNFELNVMLPVVAHNLLQSIEILSNAANNFAERSVQGLKANREKIEQMVGKNPVLVTALNPLIGYDKAAKIAKTAFAEERAVLDVAREMTDLSEEELKKALDPINMTKGGFSE, from the coding sequence ATGGCTGACTATCGTATTGAAAAAGACTCAATGGGCGAAGTAAAAGTACCAAAAGATGCATACTACGGCGCCCAAACGCAGAGAGCATTTGAAAACTTTCCAATTAGCAATATCCGTTTTAGCAGTGATTTTATTTCTGCATTGGGAAGAGTGAAAAAAGCAGCTGCTCTTGTTAATTCAGATCTTGAATTGCTCGATGAAAATATATCTGAAGCTATACAAAAAGCAGCTCAGGAAGTAGTTGATAATAAGTTCGATTCCGATTTCGTCGTTGAGATATTTCAAACCGGATCCGGAACGTCTACGAACATGAATGCAAATGAAATTATTGCCAAAAGGGCGAATGAACTGAAGTCGGGTACCGATGTAACAATACATCCGAATGATCATGTGAATTTTGGTCAAAGTTCGAATGATGTTATTCCTACCACTATCCGGGTTTCAGCAACTTTTTCTATCAGGCGGAACTTAATTCCTGCACTTGAGAATTTACATAAATCTCTTCTTGAGAAGGGAGAGGAGTTAAAAGATGTTGTAAAAACAGGACGTACTCACCTAATGGATGCTATGCCCGTTACCATTCAGCAGGAGTTTGGCGGATATGCACGCCAGGTTGAACTGGGAATAGAGCGCCTGGAATCGACCCTGGAAAGAGTACAGGAACTACCGCAGGGAGGTACAGCTGTAGGGACTGGAATAAATACAGATCCTGAGTTTGGAAAACGATTTGCCGCCGCGATGTCTGAAGATACCGGCCTGGACTTTGTTGAAGCTAAAAATCACTTCGAAGCACAAGCAACGGTGGATGCCCCCGTGGAACTCTCCGGGCAGTTGAAAACAATTGCTGTGGGACTGATGAAAATCGGGAATGATTTTCGCTGGATGAACTCCGGCCCGAATAGTGGAATTGGCGAACTGCAACTGAAGGCATTGCAGCCTGGCTCCTCTATTATGCCGGGCAAAGTAAATCCTGTGATTGAAGAATCACTGACTATGGTCTGTGCACAGGTTATTGGAAATGACGCTGCAATTACAGTAGGCGGACAGGCAGGAAATTTTGAGCTGAATGTGATGTTGCCAGTGGTAGCTCACAATTTGCTTCAATCGATTGAAATACTCTCAAATGCCGCGAATAATTTTGCCGAACGTTCTGTTCAAGGCCTCAAAGCTAATCGTGAAAAAATAGAGCAGATGGTCGGAAAAAATCCTGTACTTGTAACTGCTCTAAACCCGTTGATAGGGTACGATAAAGCTGCTAAAATTGCTAAAACGGCGTTTGCAGAAGAACGGGCCGTCTTGGATGTTGCCCGAGAAATGACAGATCTCTCTGAAGAAGAACTTAAAAAAGCTCTCGATCCAATAAATATGACAAAAGGCGGGTTTAGTGAATAA
- a CDS encoding glycosyltransferase family 4 protein: MQNVSMQLVDSLQQRDDTEVDTIIMRTSWKFIRLKSFFFLFSLVWRIPAKVKKTKPDIVLFSSMVTASILPLLIRKPKVPYVTINHGQDVTFPSAWYQWYITYVFKQLVGVISVSSATRNACIERGMEPEKGVTLPNGFDMKVMDNLPEKGEARKLIENQFNLNLSEKKLLLSVGRQVKRKGYRWFVDEVFDEIKSDAVYLVVGDGPERENIQEAKKQSDKKEKIVILGKQPNKILNACYAAADLFIMPNIPVEGDMEGFGIVLLEANRAGVPAIASDLEGIKDVIEEGVNGYKIPHGKPYLFAQKIDYVLQNELVELSKKSKDYVQKHFSWDTVVDQYISFLKQAANRVSS; the protein is encoded by the coding sequence ATGCAAAATGTGAGTATGCAATTGGTGGATTCTTTGCAGCAGCGGGATGATACAGAGGTGGATACAATTATTATGCGGACCTCGTGGAAATTTATCCGGTTAAAAAGCTTTTTCTTTTTGTTTAGCCTGGTGTGGAGAATTCCGGCCAAAGTAAAAAAGACAAAACCGGATATAGTGCTATTTTCATCGATGGTAACTGCCAGTATTTTACCCTTGCTGATAAGAAAACCAAAGGTACCCTATGTAACTATAAATCACGGCCAGGATGTAACGTTTCCCTCTGCCTGGTATCAGTGGTACATCACGTATGTATTTAAGCAACTTGTCGGAGTCATTTCAGTGTCATCAGCAACCAGGAACGCATGCATTGAACGGGGAATGGAACCCGAAAAAGGTGTAACACTCCCCAATGGTTTTGATATGAAAGTAATGGATAATCTACCGGAAAAGGGAGAAGCCAGGAAATTAATTGAGAATCAATTTAATCTGAACCTTTCAGAAAAAAAGTTACTTCTGTCGGTAGGCAGGCAGGTAAAAAGAAAGGGCTACCGATGGTTTGTAGATGAAGTTTTTGATGAAATAAAATCCGATGCAGTATATCTGGTTGTTGGAGATGGTCCTGAACGGGAAAATATTCAGGAGGCTAAGAAGCAGTCTGATAAAAAAGAAAAAATCGTTATTCTTGGCAAACAACCTAACAAGATATTAAACGCCTGCTATGCGGCAGCTGATCTTTTTATTATGCCAAATATTCCGGTTGAAGGAGATATGGAGGGATTTGGAATTGTGTTATTGGAAGCAAACAGAGCCGGAGTGCCAGCCATAGCATCAGACCTGGAAGGAATTAAAGATGTAATAGAAGAAGGTGTAAATGGTTATAAAATCCCACATGGAAAGCCATATCTTTTTGCCCAAAAAATTGATTATGTTTTACAGAACGAGCTTGTTGAATTATCAAAGAAGTCGAAAGATTATGTTCAAAAACATTTTAGCTGGGATACAGTTGTCGATCAGTACATCTCATTTCTAAAACAAGCAGCGAACAGAGTATCCAGTTAA